TTATTAACATAACAGGTAATCATGGCGGACCATGAAGCTGCATCCCTCACAGGCATAGCCTCAAAAAGAGAACGTGCTTTATTGATACTCCCTGACCTTGAATACCCAGTAATCATCGTGTTCCATGTAACTATATTTCTCTGAGGCATTTCATCGAACAAATCACACGCTTGATCAAACGACATGACAACGTATGCATGTAGGAGGCAAGTGGAAACATAAACATGTGTATTGAAGCCAAGTTTGATTATATGGGAATGCAAGTGGTGAATTATCGTGAGGTTCTTGAAATGGGTACATGATTTTAGAGTAAAGAGTATTGAGAAGGTATCAAAAGGTATGGATTGGCGGTGCATATGAGTGTAGAGTTGCAAAGCTTTGTGAGGAGAAGAGGCGTTTTTTATGGCTAAAACCCATGTGTTGTAGCTTTTTGTGGGAATTTGCCATTTTGTGGATTTGAGGAAGTGTGAGAGAGGAACTAGCATGGCTCATTGCGTGGTGGTGGTGCTTAGTTCCATTAAAACAGTGCAATTTGCATGGATGAAGAAGAGTCGAAACCCAAATGACAATAATTCCATTGGCTTGCTTTAACACAAGTAGATACAGGCATCGAATCAGCGGAAACGAGTTGGGAAACAGCTATCACCCAGTGttgagttcaaaaaaaaaaaaattaagtaggtTGGGAGGATGACTAATTCTTCGGCGATCTTAactgtttattttcttaaaaaaaaaaaaaaaaatctcaattaaaattgtATGTACTGACAGATAAATCAGTATCTTGTAGTTTAAAAAACCCAATagactattttgtttttaattatttttttaatgtcaaatatatcttataaaaataataattctatcttgcatgcttaaattttttttttattaataacaaaataataattctttatttattatgaatctagctttataatttgttttaatttatattttatgagacTATTCTAGTTTCATAATTTAGTTTACGAGTTTGTCAAGTTAGCTTAAGtaaacttagatttttttaaaattaatttttttaattttatctttcaatattgggttgattttaaatcgagtttcataatttattttgatttattttctacgagattatcttaattttattattcaagttacatgtttgacatgttaatatgAGTTGacttaagttgtttttttattattttttttaattattttttttattttcatcctttaattattttgagttaattgagaattaaacttcaaaatttatttcaatttaaatttataaattatcatgATTACGTGACTTTGATCATGAATTTGACAAGTTTATTCGAGTTGATTCAAGTTGATCTAATATATTactattatcttaatattttaaaaaatatcatcttaaaattttattttaaatcaaattattttttatccatcatttagattaattttgaaTCACCAAACATATCATTTTATACCAACTTAACTTTCAtgtagttaaatttttttctaatgtgtattttattttatgttaaaaattaaataacttgaTGTGCAAAGGAGCACAGGTTACTAGTATACTTTTGACGCTATTTGGACAAGGGACAACACCATGTGACCCATATGAACAAGAAATAAATGGGGTTCTGGCCCAGCAGTGGAAGAGACTTGTTCCCTTTCACTACACATGGGTTCCAATCTTATCGTGCACGTCTGTCATCTCTGAGGTGTCTTATATGTTTATAggacttgcaggatgttcaatggGCTTCATGGATTAATTGTGGTGCATACAAGCTGACCCGAACACTctgggttataaaaaaaaaaaagagagaaagaaataaatgaCATGAACAATCTTGTTGAATGTTGAAATACGGAGATAAATCAACGGGCTGTCCCTTGTCTAATTAAATCAATGGGTTAACCATGGAATATGACATTAATTTGctaattaaaatcaaagaaggtttttcaataacatcTCACGACACTGCCTTGATGAGCTTATAGGAATACGTACAGCCTAGGAAGTAttaagtataaataaataaagacgtCTAAGAAATATAATTAGCCATACTTACgtaccaaattaattaaatgattgaTATTTTGAGACAGAGACACAAAATTAGTGGAGGGGGGGCTACCGGAGGGTTTATTACATATTGATAGCTTGACAAGTGGGGATAATCAATTTTGTTTGgcttttgattattaaaaacttaaaagagatAATCATGGAGTTGTCGGTAAAACTCTCTAATCTAAAGATATTGAGATTTCATAATGGAACGGTGGTCCATATCGTCTTCAATTTGTTATCTAGAAGTTTAACCATCAAATTAAAAGCAGTGCCTCTCCCCACATGCAAGCCCCACTCCCTCAACATTAGCCAAAAAAAAGCCAAGCTTCATTGACTGCTGCAAAAACCAAGGCCAggtctcttttttctttttggtcgaTTGATTAAGGAGCGGAACTATATATTGTGGTTTAGCCTCTTGGATCTGTGGTCTAGCCTTCGTCTCAATCTAGTTACAGAACAGGGCTATCTGTTTTCTGTGCTTAACTACACATATTACTTGTATGAATACGTACTTTTCACGTATATCTGTATAAGCTAATTATATATGCTCGCGTATTCTGCTATACCTTCAAGCTAGTTTAATTCGTTCAATCTATAACAAATATTCTCTTTCATTCTCATAAATGATCCTTGAAACTAAAACCCTCCCGTCGTACACTACATTTTTTGCTTCCCTTAAAATgggttctatatatatatatagggttaaTTTCCTGTTATTTTCCCTCTaaattaatactatttttacTGACTTTTGTGTTGATATATAGAGGATGTAATTAGTAATTATCAGGTTTAAACTAATGATGTGATATATACAAAAGGTTGCAAAATGACAAGATATGTATATGGAAGATGTAATTAACCAGATAAAATAAGTAGATCAGGCCGGCCAGGCGGACTTTTGAAATTTACTCCTCAATATATTGAGAGGCATTAACAGCCTAAAAGCCTTATCCTATACATTCTACTTAATTCTCTTAGACAAACTAACTAATTGTTAGCTGAAATGTTACTCaattagtattaatatatatgtctCTTTGCTCTCAAAGAATCTCGAGTTGGAGCCTCCTTTTagggaaacaaaaattaaaaatctaagcTAATTCATGttgctgctcattcaatatatatattttattaagataGGAAAAGTTGGATTTCCATATTTATGATCTATGTATACATGCCCCCACTAAATTGAGCTAGAGACAGTTACTGGCTTACATTTGTTAAGGAACCTAGCTAGTCATACACAGTTGCTCTTAATTACCACTTGAGCTTTGGGTGATTAATTTGCCCACTTAATTATCAACGATTAAAAGAAAGCTTTTAACAACGTCTCACTGTTTTATTTACAGGAGGCTGCTTATACCTAGCTAAGGATATAGTTCTTAGGGTCTAATTATAGAGTCTCATATATAATAATGACGATTTACCAAACAAAATCAATCAGGACGGGGGACGAATTTTGAGCCATGCCTTGAcaacatctatatatatatatatatatatatatatatataggacaCTTTGACTTCCACCTCTCGAAAGGGTGAAAGAAGCTTTGTAGATTATAGAAAGATTTAACCTGctttaattaagtgcaatgaTTATATTGGAGGGGAACCAAATGAACAAAGATATTGTAAATGAAACCCAAAAGGCTGAATGGTCAGGTTTTTCTCCTAAAGTTTGTGTGCTAGATTATTTGTGACCTCGATCGTTGCTGCTTTGCTTTAGCACGTGATTTTCTCCCCTGAAAGGTATAAATTGTAACAGGAAAAACAAGGAAAGCGAAGGGTGAAAATGATGAAAGCAGACATGTCCAATCATAATGATCCTCGTTGACACCAAGAAATTGGCACATTCAAGCAACTGTTTGAGTGAAGAAAGGGTATCATATGcttactatatttatttatttatattaacatCTATATATGAGCAGGTGCGTGTTTGTATGCGTATGTAgtgtgtgttttatattttgaaaaggaaagaaggagACAGCACTCTGGGTGGATGGCTTTTTCATGTTGAATTTAGATGCAAGAAATGATGTGCTTATCTTTAAATCATTAGGTCTTCCCTAAATGGCCATATTATGATTAATCCCCCAACGTCCTTAATTATGTCCTTCCTTTTCACAATGGTGTAACATTACTTTTGGTCTGGTCTTTGCAGCTAGTTATGTAGTATTCATTACAGCTCCATTGCACCTATGTATGTTTTACTAAATTCAAACCAAATTTCGTTAACTTGATCACTTGTCAACTTATTAGTTTATGTTCTAACTCCGCACCGGTCTcttgttttgtttgtaaatcTCCTGATTCTACAGACTCTTGATACCTTTTCGATCTGTTAAGTTCAACAGCTGCTTAATAAATCACTcgtaattcataaaaaaaatgcccTACTTCCTCATTGAATTTGTCAAGCATGCAGGAAAGGGATAGTGGGTTATCAACAAATTCACAACGAAAACATTTCAGCTAGTGCAAAATGAAGCAGAacggtgtgtgtgtgtatagtaTATATTCAAGAACAATGTGCATGCATCAAACTTCTTCATAAACTGGAAGGAAAAGACATGATTAAAAAGCAACGAGAGGAAAAATATCTGCATAGATCAATCATCCTCAGAACCCATACTCATTCTCATACAGCTAGCTTAATTAGACATGAAGATATATTGAGTAAACAAATACTTAAAAGTAGATGTGCTATACAAGTATGCTGCTTCTTCAAGTATCACGCTTTGTGATGACTAATTAATTATGTCAAATTACTAATCAACCCAATAATTAGtagtaacatgttttttatttagttaaaagGAAAGTAGTAATCAAGTCGAGAGCAATGGTTCAAAACAACACTTGAAGTTTCCAAGACACTCAATGAGAGCAGTGGTCCTCTCATGAGTACACCCAAAGTTAAATTTCCACAACcttttctctctccctccctccctctccatATTAATTTGCATATAGACGTGCAATGCAAAATTAACAAGGGGAGACTGCCTTTATATAAAGGTGCATGAGAGGTAAGCATTTAATTAAACCTGGAGGACAAGAACATACAAGGAAGGAAAGCACCCCCTTCCCCCTCAAATTCTAAATGGTGAGCTGTGATGATATGCAGGAGGGTTTGGGAAATAAAACGGGCCACCAATGCTGCAGCAAACGGAAGGTCAAGAGAGGGTTATGGTCTCCAGATGAAGACGAGAagctaataaaatatataaccaCCCATGGCCATGGTTCTTGGAGTTCTGTTCCAAAGCTAGCAGGTACCGATCACACGCACACACTCTGGTGCTCTTTAATTGATccgtttatttgtttttcttttatgaagaaGTGGTCTTTAATTCTTGTTCTTAATTTCAAAGCCAAACCCCCCCGTTGTattgtttcttttccttctaaTGGAGGCTTCTTCTTTCAGGGCTGCAAAGGTGTGGAAAGAGTTGTAGATTGAGATGGATAAACTACTTGAGACCAGATCTCAAAAGAGGCTCCTTTACTGCACAAGAAGAAAGTATCATCGTTGAGATTCACAGAATGCTAGGCAATAGATGGGCTCAAATAGCTAAGCATTTGCCTGGTAGAACTGACAATGAGGTCAAGAACTTCTGGAACTCGTGCATCAAAAAGAAGCTCATTGCACAAGGGTTAGATCCAAAAACTCATAATCTCCTCTCTAATAATTACAtacataacaataacaataatgcatGCAAACTGATCTCGCATCAATATTCCCATCAACAAACCACCTCAACTTTCACAGTAGATTCACAAATCAATGATATTTCAATGGATATGAAAGCACCCCTCATTCCATTCCCTACGATTCCCCCAGTTCCTGATACTAATCCTCCATATCCCCCCTTGTTGCACAAATTCTCTTCCATATCAACATGTGAATACCAAAACCCTAATACACTAGCTTTCTTGGAGTCTGGAAGCAAGTCTTCAATCGGTAGTGTCCCTGTATCCTCTTCTACTTCACATCCATCTGAGTTTGGCATGCTAGATGAGAGCTGCATGTGGGCTGGTGGCTATGAACTCATTCAATCCATAAAATCTGAAAAAGAGCAGCCAGAACTGCAAGTGGAAACGATTGAGAAGACCAATGAGTTAATAGGAGCTGGGCAGAATATGGTTGCTTCATTTGAAACTTCCACCTTCGATTTTGATTTTGTGGAGTCTACTCTATTGCCTTGTGGGATGTACTATAACCCTAGTCCCATAGTTCAACCTGCATGGAATTCATGGGCCTTGCAAGAGAAAAAGTGATTGGTGCGGCGATGAGAGATTTCACTCTGCAGAAATTTTTCAAACTAGTACTGGTATGCTTGTTAATGGTATTGGTAAGTAGTAGTACGTAATATATTCTGAAAGACGTTATGAAGAGTTGAAGCAATGGGGTTTTTCttgtattattgttttaaagtaTAGTTTCTAGCCAGGTGGACTAATTAATTCTGTAACTTGGATTGTGATGGAGTAGTACGGAAGAAGGCTTTGTAAATTTGTATCCAATAATTAAGTGACGTCCCTTCTCTTGTTAATttcccccattttttttttttaatataaatcattgTGTCTAGctagcttctttctttgtttttttttttttttttttctatgagaaaATCTTTAATTTACAGTTTCCTAACTTCTTAAAAGGATCTGAATTTAATACATTGATGAACACAATATAATTGtaattggattttcttttctcaagtttaatttatgtaatggtttgtgaaaataattaatatatcttGTAATTTCATGCTTAAAATTGTTTCGAAAATAACGATTTGTACCGAGCTAGGGccatttttatacaaaaagtaTTGTTTCCCTTTTTAAAACAGAGACCTTCTGTccaccaaaacaacaacaaagacAACCTACGATATTATTCAAGGAGACACGATGCTGCCAATCTTGTAGTTTGGTGGTAATTTACCCCATTCTAGATAgctacaaattaattaaattaagggCGCTGTTTTCAAACCAAAAATGACGCATGATGATCAATATTGCCACTGCCTTGGCAAATATTAGGGAGGGAAGACTTTGGGTTCTATGTTTAAATTATCCTTCAAGATTGCACTTTGAATTCCCTCTCCATCATCAATTTCACAGATTAATTACAGTACCTATTGAATTATATACAGGTTCTTTCACTATCATTctctaaaatgattttctttttctcaatttcaattatCAGAATAGAAATAGATTGTTTTGGTTAATACTGTTTTTAAGTAACAAGTGTAAAAGCTCCTAAAGGTTTAGTTGAACTCATAGTTGTTAATCCCGGTCTGATTAGGCCAAAAAGCTCAGTTTTATGTCATATAGAATGACTTGGGTCAACtggaaaagtaaaaacaatatatgctTGAGGATTAATATTCTATAtgaaaaagttttgaaataatACATGTTGATGTAggctataaaaatagaaatatgagACATGAAGTGTATTATAGTTAttatatatctaaaaattaagaaacaattcataTGGATAtagactattaaaaaaaaatgtgaggcATGAAGTATAGTATAGTTATcccccattaaaaaaataaaaaacaatttatgttgatataaactataaaaaataaatgtaaggTATGAAGTGTAGTATAAGTATCTCATAtcaaaaagttaagaaacaatTCACGAAGATAtagtctataaaaaaaaataaggctaaatatttacaaatcaattttatatttattggttttattaaaaaaataaatatatataaaaaaattagattttatccaGGTTATGTTGGGTCATCGAGAATTTATGTTGACTTGACAAATTATTTAGGTTTAATTGgaccaattaaatttttaaatttttatgattcaagattaattttatcaataaaactaaatttatttatttgatgtttcATATTCGAATCTTgtggttgattttaaaaaaatatcatatatctGTGTTTGATTAGCACTATTCTTCTGAGATGGGTGTAGGTTGGATTTCTCCCAAATATATGTGTAATGTTTTCTAGAAGTGCTGCTCattcatgcaattttttttttttttaataaaaaacaacatgtgtaagaacaagtagctAGTGTGGTAAATTATTACCAATCGTGTGAGACCCAACTACTAATAATAGCAACAACACGTGCAATATGAAATTTCCATCAGCcagagagggttttttttttttattcttttttttttccatccattACAATAAACCATGaagattttgaatattttatcattaaatcgTGAACAAAAATATCCATAATCACTCCTCCACTAAAATGCTAGATTATGCTAATAGATTTGCTGGAATATTTGAAGACaatatgaaagaaaatcaaaattattggtaatatcattataattttttttaaaattctaatatttaattttctattggTAATATCATGATTTTCATTcatgaaattttcatttttaaagaaaataatgaaaaaaaatattaatgaaccATTATGTTGGTAATTATTCTATGTAaggaattaaaagataaaaagaataagaattgaacaagttccttttcttctatcataatcaattatttttcagatttaAATGGAGACTagatagaaaaactaattaaaaacataaagtcacgtttatatatgatgaaattgatggatggaattaatgttaaaaacaataatgacGATGACCTTATAATCAAaggatatttttgtaattaggTCTAATATTTTCCTTATGACAAATATAATATATGTAAGTGATTGGAAagagtaaataatatttttttttacatgtaatcAAAATCTTCTGCATAATTTGGATCTAAGGAATGAAAGGTCAGAGTAatttaaatatgaataaaaaaattaaaatgacattTTAATTGCATGAATGGtaaccaaaaatcaaaataaaattttaaattcttaatctcttatttttaagatgaaaaggaaaaataatataactcataatgataataaaaataataaagtaattGTGAAAGTgataatgaatgaaaaaaaaaaaaaagagtagcgagagaattaataataatattatatcaatcattataatatatttaaaaaaaaattaatgcaaccATGAAGGTTATTTAGTTAATTTCATTAGTTTAAATCCATCTCagatgaatataataaaaaatcaagaaaaaaaaaagaatttatttaaaaaaaacaccttcacTGTTTATATGAGCTCACGAGTTTATTTCAGCTCATATCTTTTTAGGAGGTTTAGGTAATCTTCAGTCCAGTCTAACAATTATTCGATTTAGTTTGTCGTATTAAACCGAATAATGTTCTTTCATGTAAACTCATGAATATTAAATCCAACCTGGTACACCTAATAGAGAGACCGGTTCGGTTAAAGTTAAAGaccaataaaaatagaaaacacattCAACTCATGATCTAGATAATCCAGTAAAACTCAGTAAagatctatttttaaaaaaattgtttttttttctaactagaatttttttatatatattttttagtcaaagttctatataaatactaaaaaaatattttattttatcaatataggatttgaaattctttagtatatatattttatattcacaagaaaaaaaatatgtttttttaatgtgaaataaaaaatcttttttgtttgaatatttcaacttaaaaaaaatattataagtatttttttaatgtggaataaaaaaaaaaaataatttttaaaattttattatttatatatatatatatatatcctatattcacataaattattttttaattatttagattgACATATATCAACTTGTGTAATTAAAGATCTACTTTCTTGGCCAGGTCAAATATTAAATTGGGTTTGATAACTTTTTATAAACCAACGCCAGGAAAACCCGACACAACACCACACGACCTGAACGGGGTTTCCGTTATTACTTGCTTCCGAGGTAGCTCAGCTTGGGTCGAACTCGAACCAACCGCCCGAGATGGAACATTGGCTACGTATAACCATCAGCAACTGTTTTAAGAGCGCCGTAACCCACCGCTTGCTTCTCCCTTGATTTCTCTTTCTTCCGCAGCCCAAACAAACGAAGAACATACTCACAAAGACAGTTCTTTATTACTTGGGAAAGCATGCCACaaggtttcttcttcttaatttgaTTTGTTACTAATAGTAATAAGTTGCTGGCAGAGCTTCCGGGGTTTTATTATGATAAAGAGAAGAATCGGCATTCCCCTCTTAAAGGTTCAATTCcgggttcttcttcttctacaaaCAATGCTCAAGAACCATCCACAGCCAATATCCAGGTCAGTgtttcttgtgtgtgtgtgtgtgtgtgtgtggcttGGTGACTACAGCTTCTAAGCCCTATCCTCAAGCATGTTTATATTTCGGCTGCCTAGCAAAATTTACCCTTTGATGACATATATTGCAAAGTGTCCAGTAGTATGCTCCTACATTAGGtctgcttttcattttcttttatggaAAAGGTAGAATCTCAACTCCAATACTTGCTCCTTCTTCCTAGCTTTGCAGGACTGAGGGTTATGTGAACATTAGTCGTAATTGATCAAAATTGGATGCCTTTTCATACACGAGTATTATGAGAAGCAAAggattaataaaatcaattacttTATTTATATCGTTTACAATTCTTCTAAGCCCTTTCAGGTGATTTGGCATATTTATCACTTTCCATTCTTTCTTTCAGTAACATTTGTACTTCCCAAATTTTGGGACTTCATTGGTCAATTATTTTCTCTTCGTGCATGTGTTTCATATGCTATGCTATTTCTGGTTTAAGAAGAACCTGTTTTTACTTAATAAATTCGAAATGCTCTAAAAAAGGCACGAAAGTTTGTGATCTTTCAGTTTTAGAGATTGAGTTGTTGCTCAATAGTAAAATGTTGTGGTGCTCACCTCGATAAAGAAAGCAAAATGGTGTGGCAAAAGATAGAATTTCCATCattttatattgcattttttGCTCCCAGGCCAATAGTTTGGTAGACAAAGAGAttcaaggaaattttttttttatggtgtgaGTAACTTTCCTAATCTTGAATTTCATGCTGTACTTAAATTAGTTGTCCATTGCTTTTAATTTACATGTacatatggtttttcttttaaaaatcacaacTCAATATATGTGAATTGAACTTGTTTATCCCATGTTTGATTTCACTGTCCTGATTGTTCAGGAGATTTGACATATTTGTTTGTCTTGGGTGTCGTCAACCTTAATTAGCAGGATTTTTTTACCAGTCTAAAAGCTGTTATTTCTTGTCCTGGAAATCTCAATGTTATAAGATACAGAGATCTCCCTGGGTGTCGCGGGCAAGTATGGCCTTCTGTCAAATTTGGGTCTTGCTgtagtgttttcttttaaattggtCGTCTTTGTAACTTATGTATTTCTAATTTACTCTTGGCACATCTTGTTTGCTTTAGCCATTCCCTTTTCGCTTATCATACTTGTTATTTACTGTTTTGTTATGAAAGCAGGGAATTCTATTTCACACTTGTAATTCCTTAATTTAAGGAAACAGGATAGCTACTCTCGGATCAGAGACATCTGGAGGATCTGTTTATAGTCTTAACCCTGTTGAACCCGTCAACTTTGATTCAAGTTCTGCTATAGGTCGAATGCTGTTTAAGGCTGCATCTTTCAATTGCACCATTTGGACTGCAGATTGCAATCCCAACTCAAGTCAGGCAGTGATTGGCAAGtattcttttgttcttttttttcctgtcttgTTTTTATTGTAGCTTATCAGTCTTGAAATTAGCTTAGATATGTGTTATGTTCACTACTCTGGAGTCAGGAAATAGAACTTAGCTAGAAAACCGTGTCTTGGAGTTTTGCATGTTATCAGGTTTAGTTTAGTTCTTTTCTCATTCAGATTGATgctttaaaaagataaatagaaaCTTGCCAGTCCCAGTCTGTATCTATAATTGACCACCTGGGTGTTAATGATTAGTTTGGTAGGAGTTCAGGGATAGATACAATGCATTGACATTAATTCTATGTTATTTTCATGaacatttttgtttattctGGCTGTTACAGGAACAAATCTAGGAGCTGCCCTGGTCAATTTGGAAACTGGAATGGCATCATGGGTGTGTAGAAGCAAAAGTGATGTTTTGTCTGAACAGCTCGATCCATCAGTAACATTCTAATCTTTTTGGTACAACACCTGCATTGAGTTCCTCATGGCCACCAGGACATTATCATCTCACATGACTTTACTATGATTGTTAAAGAAGTGAAAATAGTTTGATAAGTTGATAAAGCATATTTTCTCCTGAAACCTCGAGCTAAAACCAAACCGGACttatttggtcaaattttcAGTATACACAAAGTGAATCATTCTCTAAGGTGGCATTTGGTTACTATCTTAGGAAAAAAGAGACGGAGACAATGGgaacaaaaatatgtttgattaaagAGACAAAGACagagacataaaataaatttataaatttgtcTATGTTATAATCTTGGAGGGAATTTTTGTACTTCGGAAGTACATGAGAGACATGCCCCTCCTGTCTCTACtgtctctgttttttctgtCCTAAAACAATAACTAAATGCTACCTAAAGAACCCGTAGAAGGGCTGCTATCTGATGAGTAGACGAAAGTGACAAACTTGCCATCTTGCATTTATATCTGTGGTTTAGCAGCTTGACAGGCTGAAAATgatggaaaaagaaattgattctATTTCTAAAGTTTAGGTTGGCTTGCTGACATCTCCAGCTGCTAGTGGTATAGTAATCTGGATGGCTTTCTGCCCATTATTTCTTTCATAAATTTAATCTCATTTTAAAGATCATGAGGCACATGGAACTTAATTACAAAGGATTATTGCCATTTGTCAACACAGACTTTCTTTTCCAATCAATTGCCTACAATATCTGAAATatatctgttttttattttgctgcAGGGGAATGTTGTTTTATGTGGGCTAATAAATGGAGCAATTTTGACAGTCGATGTTCGTGAAAAACAAGAAATGGTTTCAGATAGACTTATAAGGCATAGAATACCTTATTCATCACTGGGCAGACAAGGTCCCAGTTCTAGTAAACAATGGTTTGAGGCATTCAATCCTTTAGATATGATAAATTTTGCAGGCACCAAATTTGTTGCCAAGTAGTCCCAGAAGTGAACATTcatcttag
This region of Populus alba chromosome 3, ASM523922v2, whole genome shotgun sequence genomic DNA includes:
- the LOC118054551 gene encoding transcription repressor MYB5 is translated as MVSCDDMQEGLGNKTGHQCCSKRKVKRGLWSPDEDEKLIKYITTHGHGSWSSVPKLAGLQRCGKSCRLRWINYLRPDLKRGSFTAQEESIIVEIHRMLGNRWAQIAKHLPGRTDNEVKNFWNSCIKKKLIAQGLDPKTHNLLSNNYIHNNNNNACKLISHQYSHQQTTSTFTVDSQINDISMDMKAPLIPFPTIPPVPDTNPPYPPLLHKFSSISTCEYQNPNTLAFLESGSKSSIGSVPVSSSTSHPSEFGMLDESCMWAGGYELIQSIKSEKEQPELQVETIEKTNELIGAGQNMVASFETSTFDFDFVESTLLPCGMYYNPSPIVQPAWNSWALQEKK
- the LOC118054354 gene encoding uncharacterized protein isoform X1, encoding MIKRRIGIPLLKVQFRVLLLLQTMLKNHPQPISRIATLGSETSGGSVYSLNPVEPVNFDSSSAIGRMLFKAASFNCTIWTADCNPNSSQAVIGTNLGAALVNLETGMASWVCRSKSDVLSEQLDPSGNVVLCGLINGAILTVDVREKQEMVSDRLIRHRIPYSSLGRQGPSSSKQWFEAFNPLDMINFAGTKFVAK
- the LOC118054354 gene encoding uncharacterized protein isoform X2; its protein translation is MIKRRIGIPLLKVQFRVLLLLQTMLKNHPQPISRIATLGSETSGGSVYSLNPVEPVNFDSSSAIGRMLFKAASFNCTIWTADCNPNSSQAVIGTNLGAALVNLETGMASWVCRSKSDVLSEQLDPSGNVVLCGLINGAILTVDVREKQEMVSDRLIRHRIPYSSLGRQGPSSSKQWFEFGITSV